The Arcobacter lacus genome includes a region encoding these proteins:
- a CDS encoding thiazole synthase, whose product MNDILKIGKYELNSRLIVGSGKYKDFQTTKEATLASGSELITVAIRRVNITNPNEENLLDYFKDTNVKFLPNSAGCFTAQEAITTFRLMREATGIDLIKLEVIGDAQKTLYPDVIETIKACEILKKDGFTIMAYTSDDPIIAKRLEDAGADAIMPLAAPIGSGLGIQNKYNIAFIRDAVKVPVIVDAGIGCASDASIAMELGADAVLANSAIACAQNPIQMAEAMKYAVIAGRLGYKAGRIPKKPYATASSPIDGLIQF is encoded by the coding sequence ATGAATGATATTTTAAAAATAGGTAAATATGAATTAAATAGTAGATTAATTGTTGGAAGTGGTAAATATAAAGATTTCCAAACAACGAAAGAAGCAACACTTGCAAGTGGTAGTGAACTAATAACAGTTGCTATTAGAAGAGTGAATATTACAAATCCAAATGAAGAGAATTTACTGGATTATTTCAAAGATACAAATGTAAAATTTTTACCAAATAGTGCAGGGTGTTTTACAGCTCAAGAAGCAATTACTACTTTTAGATTGATGAGAGAAGCAACTGGAATTGATTTAATAAAATTAGAAGTTATTGGTGATGCACAAAAAACTTTATATCCTGATGTAATTGAGACAATAAAAGCTTGTGAAATTTTAAAAAAAGATGGTTTTACAATTATGGCATATACAAGTGATGATCCAATTATTGCTAAAAGATTGGAAGATGCAGGAGCTGATGCTATTATGCCATTAGCTGCTCCAATAGGAAGTGGACTTGGTATTCAAAATAAATATAATATAGCATTTATTAGAGATGCAGTAAAAGTTCCAGTTATTGTTGATGCAGGGATTGGTTGTGCAAGTGATGCTTCAATAGCTATGGAATTAGGAGCTGATGCTGTTTTAGCAAATAGTGCAATCGCTTGTGCTCAAAATCCTATACAAATGGCAGAAGCTATGAAATATGCTGTTATTGCAGGAAGACTTGGTTATAAAGCTGGAAGAATCCCTAAAAAACCGTATGCAACAGCAAGTTCACCAATTGACGGATTAATACAGTTTTAA
- the cutA gene encoding divalent-cation tolerance protein CutA, translating into MKTIIIQTTCSSEEEAENIAKILIEEKFAACVQLSQIKSFYNWDNQFCSDKETLLNIKTRKKHFKKIKSKIKELHSYDVPEIIQLDISKSSKKYLKFIKDNTI; encoded by the coding sequence ATGAAAACTATTATTATTCAAACAACTTGCAGTTCAGAAGAAGAAGCTGAAAATATCGCAAAAATATTAATAGAAGAAAAATTTGCTGCTTGTGTACAGTTAAGTCAAATAAAATCATTTTATAATTGGGATAATCAATTTTGTAGTGATAAAGAAACACTTTTAAACATAAAAACAAGAAAAAAGCACTTTAAGAAAATAAAAAGTAAAATAAAAGAATTACATAGTTATGATGTGCCTGAAATTATTCAACTTGATATTTCAAAATCAAGTAAAAAATATTTAAAATTTATAAAGGATAATACAATATGA
- a CDS encoding NAD(P)H-hydrate dehydratase, with product MQKIFDEVNSLDKRCYEEFFLNEDILMEHAASSMCSYIEDIFEENKSVLIVCGSGNNGADGLVLARLLHKKFDVNLYLASEPKSSMAKLQYKRVKTLNIKEVDEVFEANIIVDCLFGTGLNKPLDEKYLNLIDNLNSNSSFKIACDIPSGINNLGQINSSTFQADVTITMGALKTSLFTDLAKDYVGEIIVSNLGVQRELYETQTNKFLLDENDMKLPTRNKKDSNKGSFGHLNVILGSKKGAGIIASNAAFGFGVGLVSVVCDENVDLPYHIMQTQNISQNCTAIAIGMGLGKYDENKIKEILKKDVPKIIDADLFYDELILEVLDKEVVLTPHPKEFVSLLKLSGIADISVQELQNNRFLYVEKFSKKYPKTVLLLKGANVIIAQNEKLYVNSFGSAVLSKGGSGDVLSGLIGSLLAQGYKPLDVAISASLAHTLAAKNYKKNNYALSPQDLIEEIKNL from the coding sequence ATGCAAAAGATATTTGATGAGGTAAATTCTTTAGATAAAAGATGTTATGAAGAGTTTTTTTTAAATGAAGATATTTTGATGGAACATGCAGCATCTAGTATGTGCTCTTACATTGAAGATATTTTTGAAGAAAATAAAAGTGTATTGATTGTTTGTGGAAGTGGAAACAATGGTGCTGATGGATTAGTTCTTGCTAGACTTTTACATAAAAAATTTGATGTAAATTTATATCTTGCAAGTGAACCAAAATCTTCTATGGCAAAACTTCAATACAAAAGAGTTAAAACTTTGAATATAAAAGAAGTAGATGAAGTTTTTGAAGCTAATATAATAGTTGATTGTTTATTTGGGACAGGTCTAAATAAACCTTTAGATGAAAAATATTTAAATCTAATAGATAATTTAAATTCAAATTCTTCTTTTAAAATTGCTTGTGATATTCCAAGTGGAATAAATAATTTGGGGCAAATAAACAGTTCTACTTTTCAAGCAGATGTAACTATAACAATGGGAGCACTTAAAACTTCACTTTTTACAGATTTAGCAAAAGATTATGTTGGTGAAATAATTGTATCAAATCTTGGTGTTCAAAGAGAGCTTTATGAAACACAAACTAATAAGTTTTTATTAGATGAAAATGATATGAAACTTCCTACAAGAAACAAAAAAGATTCAAATAAAGGTAGTTTTGGACATTTAAATGTAATACTTGGTTCTAAAAAAGGTGCTGGAATTATCGCTTCTAATGCAGCTTTTGGATTTGGTGTTGGGCTTGTAAGTGTAGTTTGTGATGAAAATGTAGATTTACCTTATCATATTATGCAAACACAAAATATTAGCCAAAATTGCACAGCTATTGCTATTGGAATGGGTTTGGGAAAATATGATGAAAATAAAATAAAAGAGATTTTAAAAAAAGATGTTCCAAAAATTATAGATGCTGATCTGTTTTATGATGAACTAATACTTGAAGTATTAGATAAAGAAGTTGTTTTAACTCCTCATCCAAAAGAGTTTGTTTCTTTATTGAAACTTTCTGGAATCGCTGATATATCTGTACAAGAGTTACAAAATAATAGATTTTTATATGTAGAAAAGTTTTCAAAAAAGTATCCTAAAACAGTTCTTCTTTTAAAAGGTGCAAATGTAATTATTGCTCAAAATGAAAAATTATATGTGAATAGTTTTGGAAGTGCAGTTTTAAGTAAAGGTGGAAGTGGTGATGTTTTAAGCGGTCTTATAGGCTCTCTTTTAGCTCAAGGTTACAAACCTCTTGATGTAGCAATAAGTGCAAGTTTAGCTCATACTTTAGCGGCAAAAAATTATAAAAAAAATAATTATGCTCTAAGTCCACAAGATTTAATTGAAGAGATAAAAAATCTATGA
- a CDS encoding SUI1 family translation initiation factor, which yields MASLADMLSKGLGSKLEGNNHDTIKEDKKNPKKSSNELIPKNQHQLVFTYEKRNGKPVTLVGRFYIEEAEKKEVLKLLKKKLACGGAINNEWLEIQGDFKDKIKEILTKDNWKFR from the coding sequence ATGGCAAGTTTAGCAGATATGTTATCAAAAGGTTTAGGCTCAAAACTTGAAGGAAATAATCACGATACCATAAAAGAGGATAAAAAAAATCCAAAAAAATCTTCAAATGAGTTAATACCTAAAAATCAACATCAATTAGTTTTCACTTACGAAAAAAGAAATGGAAAACCTGTAACTTTAGTTGGAAGATTTTATATAGAAGAAGCTGAAAAAAAAGAGGTTCTAAAACTTCTAAAGAAAAAGCTTGCTTGTGGTGGAGCAATAAATAATGAATGGTTAGAAATACAAGGTGATTTCAAAGATAAAATAAAAGAGATATTGACAAAAGATAACTGGAAATTTAGATAA
- the tsaD gene encoding tRNA (adenosine(37)-N6)-threonylcarbamoyltransferase complex transferase subunit TsaD, with amino-acid sequence MILSIESSCDDSSIAITEIKTNKLIYHKKISQELQHSIYGGVVPELAARLHVEALPKILEECKEYFPLLKAIAVTNAPGLSVTLMEGVTMAKALSISLNLPLIAVNHLKGHIYSLFIEKNEVLPMTILLVSGGHTQIIEANSLTDMKVVATTIDDSFGESFDKVSKMLGLGYPGGPVVQEYSLKGEANRFDLPIPLSQSPKIEFSYSGLKNAVRLYIEKLENSEEGIREQDKYDICASFQKTAVDHIMQKLKKLFKQKVPKNFAIVGGASANIYLRAQIDELCKKHNMNLYLSELKYCSDNAAMIGRVAVEQYKLKDFISIEEIDIQTRIKEF; translated from the coding sequence ATGATTTTAAGCATTGAAAGCAGTTGCGATGATAGCTCAATAGCTATTACAGAAATAAAAACAAATAAATTAATCTATCATAAAAAAATATCTCAAGAACTTCAACATAGTATTTATGGAGGAGTTGTTCCTGAACTAGCTGCACGGCTTCATGTGGAAGCACTTCCAAAAATTCTTGAAGAGTGTAAAGAGTATTTTCCATTATTAAAAGCAATTGCTGTTACAAATGCTCCAGGACTTAGTGTAACACTAATGGAAGGGGTAACAATGGCAAAAGCTTTAAGTATATCGTTAAATCTTCCATTAATTGCTGTAAATCATCTAAAAGGACATATCTATTCACTTTTTATAGAAAAAAATGAAGTTTTACCTATGACTATTTTGCTGGTTTCTGGTGGACATACTCAAATTATTGAAGCAAATAGTTTAACTGATATGAAAGTAGTTGCGACAACAATCGATGATAGTTTTGGTGAGAGTTTTGATAAAGTATCTAAAATGCTTGGACTTGGATATCCAGGTGGTCCAGTTGTTCAAGAGTATTCTTTAAAAGGTGAAGCTAATAGATTTGATTTACCAATTCCTCTTAGTCAAAGTCCAAAAATAGAGTTTAGTTATAGTGGTCTTAAAAATGCAGTTCGACTTTATATTGAAAAACTTGAAAACAGTGAAGAAGGAATTAGGGAACAAGACAAATATGATATTTGTGCAAGTTTTCAAAAAACAGCAGTTGATCATATAATGCAAAAACTAAAAAAACTATTTAAACAAAAAGTTCCAAAAAACTTCGCAATTGTAGGCGGTGCAAGTGCAAATATCTATTTAAGAGCACAAATAGATGAATTATGTAAAAAACATAATATGAATTTGTATCTTAGTGAATTAAAATATTGTAGTGACAATGCAGCAATGATTGGAAGAGTTGCAGTTGAACAATATAAATTAAAAGATTTTATAAGTATTGAAGAGATAGATATACAAACAAGAATAAAGGAGTTTTAA
- a CDS encoding RBBP9/YdeN family alpha/beta hydrolase: MSKRVLILHGLNGSDYPHWQSQLAMDLIKENFIVSFPSFPSRDNPKLQEWKYFLKKEINHFKPDIVVCHSLGNILWFHTCDELDIRLDKLMLVAPVRNEVLEDAKTFFPYPIAKDLKANEIIMAASTNDPYLTVEEAIRLQSKLNIGMKIMENAGHINAASGFGKLDCALDWIKREDECEINEELKEH, encoded by the coding sequence ATGAGTAAAAGAGTCTTAATACTTCATGGATTAAATGGAAGTGATTATCCTCATTGGCAGTCACAACTTGCTATGGATTTGATAAAAGAGAATTTTATAGTGTCTTTTCCTAGTTTTCCTTCAAGAGATAATCCAAAACTACAAGAATGGAAATATTTTTTAAAAAAAGAGATAAACCATTTTAAACCTGATATTGTAGTTTGTCACTCTTTAGGAAATATTTTGTGGTTTCATACTTGTGATGAACTTGATATAAGACTTGATAAATTGATGCTTGTTGCTCCTGTTAGAAATGAAGTTTTAGAAGATGCTAAAACATTTTTCCCTTATCCAATTGCAAAAGATTTAAAAGCAAATGAAATTATTATGGCAGCTTCAACAAATGATCCTTATTTAACAGTGGAAGAAGCAATAAGACTTCAATCAAAACTTAATATTGGAATGAAAATTATGGAAAATGCAGGACATATAAATGCAGCTTCTGGATTTGGAAAACTTGATTGCGCACTTGACTGGATAAAAAGAGAAGATGAGTGTGAAATAAATGAAGAGCTTAAAGAACACTAA